One window from the genome of Nicotiana sylvestris chromosome 9, ASM39365v2, whole genome shotgun sequence encodes:
- the LOC104248427 gene encoding DNA mismatch repair protein MSH6 translates to MGSSRRSSNGRSPIVNQQSQITSFFSKMTSPSPSPSPSPLVPKKIPVKSNPNPNPNAEPKLKYSPSTSPCASPTTPSPLQVKRKITAPISAIIDLKPSYGQEIVGKRVKVYWPLDRTWYEGCVKSFDGVSGEHLVKYDDGDEEMIDLAEEKIELVVEAPARKLRRLRKSLVVEEAEEEEEEEKLEDLESVEDDSEDEDWGKIADKQVYEDEDVDEDMDLVVEEEKDDAVGSRSRKAGADKVVVSRKRKSGEGVKLSSSSSKKSKTLADKKSANSKVDNAVNGVNGKELVKTNEDCVRPTNNDNVLLCGAADRFGQREAEKFPFVAKDRKDANRRSPGDANYDPKTLYLPPNFLKGLTGGQRQWWEFKSKHMDKVLFFKMGKFYELYEMDAHIGTKELHLQYMKGEQPHCGFPEKNFSMNVEKLARKGYRVLVVEQTETPEQLETRRREKGSKDKVVRREICAVVTKGTLTEGEMLAANPDASYMMAVTESSQTAVLQGKRTYGVCMVDITTSKVIIGQFEDDSDCSALCCLLSELRPVEIIKPAKLLSLETERVLLRYTRNPLVNELVPVSEFWDAERTICEVKAIYRNMSSPPLTSSPNEMESHESTTSEEYGERNLLPDVLCELVNLGRNGSYALSALGGALYYLKQAFLDESLLKFAKFEPLPLSGFCDSTQKPNMALDAAALENLEIFENSRDGDSSGTLYAQINHCITAFGKRMLRSWLARPLYHPESIRERQDAVAGLKGLNLPFVLEFRKELSRLPDMERLLARLFGSSEANGRNANKVILYEDAAKKQLQEFVSALRGCESMVHACSSLGVILENMDSKLLYYLLTPGKGLPDVDSILKHFKDAFDWVEANNSGRIIPHEGVDEEYDAACKQLQEIELKLSKHLKEQRKLLGDSSIDYVTVGKDAYLLEVPECLCRSIPKEYELQSSKKGYFRYWNPVLKKLIGELSQADSEKESKLKSILQRLIGRFCEHHNKWRELVSITAELDVLISLSIASDYYEGPTCRPNIKSVPSEDDVPVLHAENLGHPVLKSDSLDKGAFVSNNVSLGGPPNASFILLTGPNMGGKSTLLRQVCMAVILAQIGADVPASSFDLSPVDRIFVRMGAKDHIMAGQSTFLTELLETASMLSLASRNSLVALDELGRGTSTSDGQAIAESVLEHFVHKVQCRGMFSTHYHRLSIDYQKDSRVSLCHMACQVGKGSGGLEEVTFLYRLTPGACPKSYGVNVARLAGLPDGVLQRAAAKSEEFEINGYNKQSEENSYGNLTRKTAALVQNLMNFIIEEKCDNGVVLCELNGLQRRARILLEQN, encoded by the exons ATGGGTTCTTCTCGCCGCTCCAGCAATGGCAGATCTCCGATCGTCAATCAACAGAGTCAAATCACTTCTTTCTTCTCTAAAATGACTTCGCCCTCACCTTCTCCTTCCCCATCACCTCTTGTCCCTAAAAAAATTCCAGTCAAATCTAACCCTAACCCTAACCCTAATGCTGAGCCTAAACTTAAATATAGTCCTAGTACCAGTCCTTGTGCTAGTCCTACGACACCTTCGCCTCTACAGGTGAAGCGGAAGATAACTGCACCTATTTCTGCCATTATTGACCTTAAGCCGTCGTACGGGCAAGAGATAGTGGGCAAAAGAGTTAAGGTCTACTGGCCATTGGATAGAACTTGGTACGAAGGCTGTGTAAAGTCTTTCGACGGTGTTTCTGGTGAACATTTGGTTAAGTACGACGATGGTGATGAGGAAATGATTGATTTAGCTGAAGAAAAGATCGAATTGGTAGTCGAGGCACCTGCGAGAAAGTTGAGGCGGTTGCGGAAATCTTTGGTGGTGGAAGAAgctgaggaggaggaggaggaagagaaATTGGAGGATTTGGAGAGCGTTGAAGATGATTCTGAGGATGAAGATTGGGGAAAAATTGCGGATAAACAAGTGTATGAAGACGAGGATGTTGATGAGGATATGGACTTGGTGGTTGAGGAAGAGAAAGATGATGCTGTTGGATCGAGAAGCAGGAAAGCGGGTGCGGATAAGGTGGTGGTGTCGAGGAAGCGGAAGAGTGGTGAAGGGGTGAAGTTAAGTTCGAGTTCGAGCAAGAAGAGTAAGACTCTTGCAGATAAGAAGAGTGCTAATAGCAAGGTGGACAATGCAGTGAATGGAGTAAATGGGAAAGAGCTTGTTAAAACCAATGAGGATT GTGTCAGGCCAACCAACAATGATAACGTACTGCTGTGCGGTGCAGCAGATAGATTCGGACAACGTGAAGCAGAGAAATTCCCTTTTGTTGCGAA AGATAGGAAGGACGCTAATAGGAGATCCCCTGGAGATGCCAATTATGATCCAAAGACTCTTTACCTACCTCCTAATTTTTTGAAAGGTTTAACTGGTGGTCAG AGACAATGGTGGGAGTTCAAGTCGAAGCACATGGATAAAGTTCTGTTTTTTAAG ATGGGAAAGTTCTATGAGCTTTATGAGATGGATGCACATATTGGAACCAAGGAACTTCATTTGCAGTACATGAAG GGAGAACAACCCCATTGTGGATTTCCAGAAAAGAACTTCTCAATGAATGTAGAGAAGTTGGCGCGAAAG ggttatagGGTTCTTGTGGTTGAGCAAACAGAGACACCTGAACAGCTTGAGACTCGTCGAAGAGAGAAGGGATCTAAAGATAAG GTCGTCAGACGTGAAATATGTGCAGTGGTCACTAAAGGAACATTAACTGAGGGAGAAATGCTCGCAGCAAACCCTGATGCTTCATATATGATGGCAGTGACTGAAAGCTCTCAAACTGCTGTATTGCAAGGGAAGCGTACTTATGGTGTCTGTATGGTGGATATCACCACAAGCAAGGTTATTATTGGACAG TTTGAGGATGATTCAGATTGTAGTGCCTTGTGTTGTCTGCTTTCTGAGTTAAGACCAGTGGAAATAATAAAGCCAGCTAAATTGCTTAGTCTTGAGACTGAGAGAGTACTGCTGCGGTACACACGTAATCCGCTGGTAAATGAGTTGGTTCCTGTCTCTGAATTTTGGGATGCTGAGAGAACCATTTGTGAGGTGAAGGCAATCTATAGGAATATGAGCAGTCCACCGCTGACATCATCTCCAAATGAAATGGAATCACATGAAAGCACTACCTCAGAGGAATATGGTGAAAGGAACCTTCTACCAGATGTTTTATGTGAGCTTGTAAATCTTGGTAGGAATGGGAGTTATGCACTCTCAGCACTAGGAGGAGCTCTATACTACTTGAAGCAAGCTTTTCTGGACGAATCCCTGCTCAAATTTGCGAAATTTGAACCACTTCCCCTTTCTGGTTTTTGTGATAGTACTCAAAAACCGAATATGGCTCTTGATGCAGCTGCGCTTGAGAATCTTGAGATATTTGAGAACAGTCGAGATGGAGATTCTTCAGG GACATTATACGCTCAAATCAACCATTGTATCACAGCATTTGGGAAAAGGATGCTCAGGTCATGGCTTGCAAGACCCTTATATCATCCAGAGTCCATAAGAGAACGTCAGGATGCTGTAGCCGGATTAAAG GGGCTCAATCTACCTTTTGTTCTTGAGTTTAGAAAAGAGTTGTCAAGGCTTCCTGATATGGAACGGTTGCTTGCACGCCTCTTTGGTAGCAG TGAAGCAAATGGAAGAAATGCAAATAAAGTGATTTTATACGAGGATGCAGCAAAGAAACAACTGCAAGAGTTCGTATCTGCTTTACGTGGATGTGAATCAATGGTGCATGCATGCTCTTCACTTGGGGTGATCTTGGAAAACATGGATTCAAAGCTACTATATTATCTATTAACACCAG GTAAAGGTCTTCCAGATGTAGATTCAATTCTCAAGCATTTCAAGGATGCTTTTGATTGGGTAGAAGCAAATAACTCGGGCCGTATTATACCTCATGAGGGGGTTGATGAGGAGTATGATGCTGCATGTAAACAATTGCAGGAGATTGAACTTAAATTATCCAAGCACTTGAAGGAACAGAGGAAACTGCTTGGAGACTCATCA ATAGACTACGTGACTGTAGGAAAAGATGCATACCTTTTGGAAGTACCAGAATGTTTGTGCAGGAGCATTCCGAAGGAGTACGAATTACAGTCATCGAAAAAG GGTTATTTCAGGTACTGGAATCCAGTCTTAAAGAAATTAATCGGAGAGCTCTCACAAGCTGATTCAGAGAAGGAATCTAAGCTAAAAAGTATTTTGCAGAGGTTGATAGGACGGTTTTGTGAACATCATAATAAGTGGAGAGAATTAGTTAGTATCACTGCAG AATTGGATGTTTTAATCAGTTTATCTATTGCGAGCGATTACTATGAGGGACCAACATGTCGTCCAAACATCAAGTCAGTGCCAAGTGAAGATGATGTGCCAGTTCTTCATGCTGAAAATTTAGGACATCCTGTTCTTAAAAGTGATTCTCTAGATAAGGGAGCTTTTGTTTCCAACAATGTTTCCCTTGGCGGTCCTCCGAACGCCAGCTTTATCCTTCTTACTGGTCCTAACATGGGAGGGAAATCCACTCTTTTGCGCCAAGTTTGCATGGCTGTAATTTTGGCCCAG ATAGGAGCTGATGTACCAGCATCATCCTTTGACTTATCACCCGTCGATCGTATATTTGTAAGAATGGGGGCCAAAGATCATATTATGGCAGGCCAGAGTACATTCTTGACAGAACTCTTGGAAACTGCTTCAATGCTG TCTTTGGCGAGCCGTAATTCACTTGTCGCACTCGATGAACTTGGTCGCGGTACATCAACTTCCGATGGACAAGCAATAGC TGAATCAGTTCTTGAACACTTTGTCCACAAGGTGCAATGTCGAGGAATGTTTTCTACCCACTATCATCGATTATCTATTGACTATCAGAAAGATTCCAGA GTGTCACTGTGCCATATGGCATGCCAAGTTGGGAAAGGGTCCGGAGGTCTTGAGGAAGTTACTTTTCTATACAGGTTGACACCAGGTGCATGTCCTAAAAGTTATGGTGTCAATGTGGCACGGCTGGCTG GACTTCCTGATGGTGTGCTTCAGAGAGCTGCTGCTAAATCTGAAGAGTTTGAAATTAATGGTTACAATAAGCAATCTGAAGAGAACTCCTATGGGAATTTGACAAGAAAGACAGCAGCACTTGTGCAGAATTTGATGAATTTTATTATTGAAGAGAAATGTGACAATGGTGTGGTTCTTTGTGAGTTGAATGGATTGCAAAGGAGAGCAAGAATACTCCTTGaacaaaattga